In Podarcis muralis chromosome 7, rPodMur119.hap1.1, whole genome shotgun sequence, the genomic stretch TCTTACTTAAGGATCCTATTTACCTTCTTGCTGCAGCTGTAGAACataaggcagggatggagaacttgtgggccccagatgtggctggactcaaactcccatcctTCTTTATCATTGGCCACACTGAATGGGGgtccaacatttggaaggcccaGGTTCCCTTTCTGTGATCTGCCCTTCCCTCCGGTAGCCaaatatatttgggggtggggattcaAAACACTTCAAGATGCCTCCTACAAACTTTCTTGGGACACATAACATATTGCTGAATATTTGTAGATGGACAGAGCAGTCTTCTATGGAAACAGAAAGGCAGATGTTTTCATCAGAGATTCACAGCTCTATGAGCATTATGAAACACAAGGGCAGGGATCATACAAACAGAGCACGAAAACCACTGTACCTAAAAAAAGGGAGTATTTGTTTTCAGTTCAGAAAATGGCTTCAGGTGTTCCATTAAACTCACAGCTTCCCAGTTAAAATATAAGAAGCACTGTACCCGTGAAAGAGAACTCAAGAATGCTCCAGCGAAGTAATCCTGCTGTGTTTTGGACCATGCCAGCCTTTCATGTTTTGACTGGGGATTTCTTCCACTTCTCCCTCCCTAACAGCACTAAAGAAACATGCCAAGAAAACGGGTGCTGGAAAAAGATGACGCTGTCAAAGTGAAGCGGACTAAAGGTGAGGTTGCGTTCCATTGgtcatttaatttgtatactgcaatTCTATATCTCTttacacaaggtggtttacaagccatagaaacaacaaaatatatgAGGATCACACAGTCtatgacaggggtctgcaacccgcggctccggagccgcatgtggctcttttacatctttgccgcggctccggggcggatactagcaaggggaggaggcacattgtgcgccccgacactcctcactgtggcgggcgctgtactggctgtgacgtcgcatgggggcggtgagtgtgttagtcacgcaccgtcccgacgtcaccttcccgcccactgtcagatcgcggcttcggagatatatttgttttaaatgttgcaatggttttgcggctcccagttgttgttttttcttcggaaacgggtccaagtggctcattttgtcttaaaggttgcagacccctggtctatgaCAATTGGATGCAAAGcgaatcatagaaatgtaaagttggaagagaccctgaggctcattagtccaaccccctgcaatgcaggaatttcaacagtGACAACCCCTGCTTCAAAgtctcaaaggaaggagagtccacaacctctcatgggtgtctgttccactgtcgaacaggtcTTAACcgtcagaaacttcttcctgatgtgtattcagaattttctttcttgtaacttgaatctattggGATCTCACCCAATAGTtcattaagctttttgaaataagtcataaaaataataaatgactaCAGGCCACTCCCTATTTACTCATGTTCTGTTTGTGTGTGGTGCCGGgcacccagaaatggtacctggAAAGGGGGAGCACCTGGTCAACCAAGCATGAGCCAGAGGGACGGTGGGGCTTGGTTGACCAGCTCACTAAGCGCCCGGTTTGCGAGGAGACCCTCCCAGGAGCCTGAAGACGGCaacctctttgggctctggggagggtctttGCGCGAGCAGGAGGATCAGCAGGGCTTCCACATCTGATGCACAGGGAAGTGGCTGATGTTGCTGCGCTACCTCGCATGTCAGCTGTTAAGTTGGGAGGCTAGCGAGTCCCACAAAGCTCCTCTGCCCCTCTGGTTCAGGAGGAGATCCTCACCAGAGTCTGAAGAGAACCTTTTCGGACTCTAGTATGGGTCTGTTCCCGACCCGGGGGGCTCTCCAGGGTGCTTGGCATTTTTCTGCAATTATGTGCATGGGTGCCTGGAACGTAAAGGGGGAGTCCACTGTCTTGGCCTGTCCACGCCAATTTGCTGAGAGCCTTCtctgccacccacccactttgTACCGTCGGAGGCTGCTGTGGGTTGCAACTGCTGTCACGTGCAATTCTTGTTCCTTCAAAGCTCACAAAAGCCTGTAACTGATGTGGAATAGCCATGTTTGTTTAAGACCCCATCAGCACCATGACGTGGTATGATGCACTCATGCCTTCCCtgaaggaatcctgggaaatgaagtttgctaagggtgctattAGTTGTCTGTTGTCCTCTAGATGTTGGCTGCAGCTCCCAGCAGCTCTGGCTATTtaccatactggctggggttggatgggagttggagcccaacgtCAGGAGGGCCCTACGTTGGCTAGTCTTGGAACGGTTGGGTCCTGAGCCGAGAGCTTCCTGAATGGATTTGGGTGGTCATGTGATACTTCTTCTCTTGCCCCTGCCCCATGTATTCCATTTCTGACTCCTCCTCACGGTTCCTCTCCAGTCAGCCATCAGTCGCACCAGACGGAGCCCGGACTGGTTCTGACCTTGGGGCAGGGCGACCTTGGGCAATTGGGCCTCGGACCGGACGTCTTGGCGCGGAAGAGGCCTGCCCTGCTGCAGCTCCCTGAGAAGATCATCCAGGCTGAAGCGGGAGGGGTTCACACGGTGTGCCTCAGTGAAACAGGCCAAGTGAGTCTCGTTCTCCCTTCGCCACCTGCGTCGTAACCATATCCATTCCTTTAGTAGTGCTTGCAAACCCCCAAAGCATTGTAGTgggggaaacctcaggcccagaggccAAAAAAGACCCTCTATGCTTCTGTCTGGCCCTTGTGACACTCTTTAGGCCATGCCCTTTCCCCACACCCCTTTTCTGTCCCTTCTTTGCACCCCAAGTAATTTTGCCTGGCTGTAACTTGATTTTGAACTCAGAAAAATGCCAGGATggaggtgtgtgtagaaaccagcctcgtGGAGGGTGTGAAGCAAGACCTAGGGAAAGTGTCCGCCTGGGAACAGTCCCAAGGCCTGGAGTGACGCATGTGGTCCCTGGGCCTgaatttccccacccctgtgccaACGAGACAGGCAGTGGTGATGAAGACATGGTGGCGACCTACTTGTGAGTCCTGCCCCTACTGAAGACCAGCGGCTCAAGCTGCTTTGCAGATGCAGCAGTGTTCCCTTCTGGTTGAAAGTTGTTCTCTGATTGTCACACTGTCTCAGCCCTCCATCTGAAATAACGGGCCCTTGGATTTCCTCTTGGTTTCCCTTTCCACAGTGTAGCCCTTTTTGACCACAACTGTGTTGGCAGCAAGCAccatagatggctttaaaatggggaagctgccttattctgagccaggccattggtccctcttgctcagtattgtcaacactgactgacagtggctttccaggactgcctggagatgcctgggattgaacctgggaccttctgcatgcaaggctgatgctctaccactgagctatggccctccctaTAGACAGAGTCATGGgaaatggctgctagtcatggtAGCTCTGAGTTACCAGTTGCTGGCCTTTAATCTCCTCCATGTGGGTTTGCCAGAGACATCTGCCACTGTGGAAATCAGGATGTGCCTGGACTTGATCTGCCTCTGGTCTGGCCCAGCAAGACGATTTCTTACGTTTCCTCCTGTTTTGCAGATCTACACTTTTGGTTGCAACGACGAGGGTGCCTTGGGGAGGGACACTTCAGAGGAGGGGTCCGACTTTTTGCCAGGACTTGTTGATCTGAAGGAGAAGGTGGTGCAGGTTTCTGCTGGGGACAGCCACACGGCGGCACTGACAGACGACGGGCGTGTCTTCATCTGGGGAGCTTTCCGGGTATGTTGCCTGCCTTGCTTTGGAGGAATAAAGACTTATTCAGCCCCTCTGTTCTGGATTGCCAGCTAAACCTTTCTCTTTGTGCATCTGCCTCtactcaggatgagaatggagtCATTGGTTTACTTGCTCCTTTGAAGGGCGGAGAGCAGTTGGAGTCTTCCAGTGGCAGTGCTGTTCCTGTGGAGCTGCAGTTGGATGTGCCAGTCGTTAAAATTGCCTCAGGTGAGTCACAGAGGCCTGGTTTGCATatcacactaaactgtggtttttttaacaGGGAGCTGTCCTTCAGGCAGTCAAACAAACCATGACCTGTTGCTCCAAAGTTTTTGTCTGCCAGCTGTTCTTGCCCTGTGCCTTGGTCAGTGTGTGAGGTTCTAgttcataagtttattgttcgagccaaaggccatgacaaacttgtatGAGGCAATagtattattaaaataatacagaacatacATCTATAATATAAAAATTAGTTGAatactatatatatatgactGCCAAGTTCCTGagcaataaaacacaatttcCCTTCTGCATCTCTGACAGCTCCAATTCTAatattattttgccttttaaaaatccctaattGCCTTAGGCCGATTTTCCTATCTGCTTTGCATTGACTGTCAAACCAGCTAAGGTGTGTTGATTGTGTGTAGACTGGGGAAAGAAACCATACATAAGGATGAGTGCTGggtttgcacataacacaaaGCCATAGGTAAAACAAGTCAAGGTTTGTAAGCCAACAGCAAACCATGACTTCAGACTGAAGTTGGTTGGCAGTAAACAGACCATTGTTAAGTTGCTGGGCAGGgctcacacataacactaaggcATAGTTATATAAGCCCtggttttgtgttgtgtgtgaaCCTGGCCAGTGAGTGATGCACAGCAAACATTTCCCCCTATGCAAACTGGTGTGTTGACTTTCCAGTGTCAAATTTTTACTTCCTTTAAAGCCCAAACCTCCTGTATAGGAGACTGAAGCGGTTATCTCAAGTTGATAGCTTTGGGTGGTAGTAAAGAGGACATTTTCCTTGTTCTCCCGTGTTCCTCCTTGATGTAATTTCCTGTGCGGTCTCCCATAGGTGGGATATCAGGTATCTAATTCAACCACAGAAGAATGTCCCAGTCTCCCACCCAAGCAATCAAAACCATGCTTTGGAAACCTAATTGCTTGGTGTGGGATTAAAGAACCAGCTCATCACAGATGGGGTAGTTTTATGCCTCTGCTTTCGCTTCTCAGGGAGCCATCACTTGGCATTAGTGTCCATGGCGGGAGGACTTTACACTTGTGGTTGCGGAGACAACGGCCAACTGGGGCGAGTCCCCCAAGTCTTCACTgccagaggaggaagaaaaggattGGGTGAGTTTATTGGCATTTGATTCATTCTGTTGCTTTGGAGTGGTCTGAGGGCGGTGGTGACCAGTGATAAGGGTTTTCTGGAAAATCTTGAATCGGGAAAACTTTATAGATTCCattctgtttgggggggggggagaaatctatGCAATTTAGGGTAAAAATAGATTTGGAAAAATGCCCTGttgttgtgtccccccccccaaaattcctCTGAGAATTTGCATTGGAAACATTTCTGATGCTCTAGAGTAGGGTtatcaacatggtgccctccagattttcctggactccaactcctgtcatccatgaccattggacAAACTGGCTGaaactgatggaagttggagtccaacaggctCTGTAGGGCACTAGCCTGGCTGCCTCTGCTCTAGAGAGTGATCTAGTTTCGCACATGCATTTCACTTGTATTTTGGAACTCAAGCAAAACAGTTTGACAGTGGCAAGCTTGCCCAATAATACTGCAGTTGCATTTTGAATCTGTTCATAGTGGTGAATGAACATGTGGAAAAACAAGGCGCTGGGACATTTCTTGCCCCGCGTCACTGGTGATGATGGAGTGGGGTGCATGTTGAGAGTGGATTggggcagtgagagagagtgttgAAGTAACAGTCATTAACTCTCAGCCGAAAGCTGAGTCCAGCTGGTGAGGAGTCGTCTCCCCCTCTCTCACgatctcccctcccccagtctCCTAGAATCAGAAGAGGCGTGAAGAGGGTGGAGAAGTTGGCTTCACAGTCtcaggaggggacttaggcagttgTGGAAAGGCAGGGGACCTTCAGTcttagcaactgcttcatgggggcaagacctgccgGAGATGAGTTCCTGTGCTTATTTggcctgacactcctgttttTGCCAATagagagttaccgtatttttccgtgtataagacaaccttgtgtataagacaacccctattttttaaacccaaaattaataaattaagttatttagctttttggggggggtgggggaggtcgcCAATTGCTCACCCGCCTGCCCGACACTGCCGATCGCTTGTCACAGCCACTGCCGATCGCACACCTTGCTGCagccgccaattgtctgcccgcttgctgccaccaacagcccacctgCCCACTTGCCGCAGCCAATCGCCTCCCAGCCTCGCCACAGctgccaatcacccgcccaatcgctgctgccaatctcctgcttgctgctgccattaatcgcacgtcccccctctgcattcactatccatgtataagacgatacccaatttttgcctaatttttttaaagctaaaagcatagtcttatacacaaaaaaatatggtaactccaacttaaaggtaaagggaccccagaccattaggtccagtcgtggccaactctggggttgcggcgctcatctcgctttattggccaagggagccggtgtacagtttccgggtcatgtggccagcatgactaagccacttctggcgaaccagagcagcgcacggaaacgctgtttaccttcccgccagagtggtacctacagtatttatctacttgcactttgacgtgctttcgaactgctaggttggcaggagcagggaccgagcaacgggagctcaccatgttgtggggattcgaaccgacaaccttctgattggcaggtcctaggctctgtggtttaacccacagcgctacccgcatccctaacTCCAACTTACTTGGTGTCATTTACTGCTGTCATGCTCCTGTCACAGGCTTGGCAAGAGTCTTTGGGGGCCAATGTAGAGAGCTTTGGTCTTCTTCCCTGCCccagtttccccacacctgctataCAGGGATGGCCTTAAAGGGAGGGGACCCAGGCAGGAGACCTTTGAGATTTCCCATAAGTGAGCCTACATTATATTCCAGAAGGAAGGCTTGGCCACCCAGGGCATCTTTGTGCTGGGTGGCTTCTTCCTtctaccaacccccccccccaatcctcctaAGCATTCCTCCTCCCGCCACTTCTCTTCCAGAACGGCTGCTGCTCCCACAAGCTGTCGCTATCAAGCAGAGAGGCTGCAAGACCAAGGGGCAGATCCGGGACGTCTTCTGCGGTTCTTACTCCACCATCGCCATCACCCAGGAGGGCCATGTCATTGGGTTCGGCCTCTCCAATTACTACCAGCTGGGTGAGTTGGCCACCTGTGTGCTGCCGTCCAGGCTTAGAAGGAGCCAAGTGGACTTTGTGGGAGCGGGAGCTGTTTTTCGAGGGTCTTCCAAAATGTGCCAAATTCGCGGGAGGGAAGGTGGGGTCGGCTCGGTTGCCCCTCTTTTGCCAAGGAAAAGGGAGCAGCTCCCAGCACCTGGATTGCACCACAGAGGAAGAACATGCAGCAACCTTTCCCACAATCAGTGTTTAAATGGCAGATGCGGTGATGGCTGGTAGCCCTTGGGTGGGAAACTGGGTGACCAGCACACAGCTGGTGGAGGTCAATGGTGCCCTGTCCTGTGTGCCTTAATGGATCAGCCTCCGCTGCGTAGATCTGTATCCTGCAGGCCCTGTAGGGCTTTCCCCTTCTTCCTGTACTGTTTGCCCATTGCTGCTGAAGCAAATTTTTATCTTGCTGTACCCAAATTTGCTACTGCTCCCGTGGCCATTGCAGTTGTGCCCCCTGCCCTTCAGCCTGCCAAACAGGTGGTAGTGGAAACGGCGTCTCTCTTTGCTGGGGTTTGCCTTTTCCTCCACCTTAGCAGAAAAAACACTTTGAAAATGAAGATGCCCCTTGCTGTGTGA encodes the following:
- the RCC1 gene encoding regulator of chromosome condensation yields the protein MPRKRVLEKDDAVKVKRTKVSHQSHQTEPGLVLTLGQGDLGQLGLGPDVLARKRPALLQLPEKIIQAEAGGVHTVCLSETGQIYTFGCNDEGALGRDTSEEGSDFLPGLVDLKEKVVQVSAGDSHTAALTDDGRVFIWGAFRDENGVIGLLAPLKGGEQLESSSGSAVPVELQLDVPVVKIASGSHHLALVSMAGGLYTCGCGDNGQLGRVPQVFTARGGRKGLERLLLPQAVAIKQRGCKTKGQIRDVFCGSYSTIAITQEGHVIGFGLSNYYQLGSQGIDTYYSPKVLTAFKNSTRSWVGFSAGQHHTVCLDSEGTVCSLGRADYGMLGLGEGASDKNAPTAVPGLPKASSVACGERVGFAVTEDGRAFAWGMGSNLQLATGDEEDAWSPVQMSGQQLENRSVLSVTGGGQHTVLLVKERQS